One Microtus pennsylvanicus isolate mMicPen1 chromosome 3, mMicPen1.hap1, whole genome shotgun sequence DNA window includes the following coding sequences:
- the Copb2 gene encoding coatomer subunit beta' — protein MPLRLDIKRKLTARSDRVKSVDLHPTEPWMLASLYNGSVCVWNHETQTLVKTFEVCDLPVRAAKFVARKNWVVTGADDMQIRVFNYNTLDRVHMFEAHSDYIRCIAVHPTQPFILTSSDDMLIKLWDWDKKWSCSQVFEGHTHYVMQIVINPKDNNQFASASLDRTIKVWQLGSSSPNFTLEGHEKGVNCIDYYSGGDKPYLISGADDRLVKIWDYQNKTCVQTLEGHAQNVSCASFHPELPIIITGSEDGTVRIWHSSTYRLESTLNYGMERVWCVASLRGSNNVALGYDEGSIIVKLGREEPAMSMDANGKIIWAKHSEVQQANLKAMGDAEIKDGERLPLAVKDMGSCEIYPQTIQHNPNGRFVVVCGDGEYIIYTAMALRNKSFGSAQEFAWAHDSSEYAIRESNSVVKIFKNFKEKKSFKPDFGAESIYGGFLLGVRSVNGLAFYDWDNTELIRRIEIQPKHIFWSDSGELVCIATEESFFILKYLSEKVLAAQETHEGVTEDGIEDAFEVLGEIQEIVKTGLWVGDCFIYTSSVNRLNYYVGGEIVTIAHLDRTMYLLGYIPKDNRLYLGDKELNIVSYSLLVSVLEYQTAVMRRDFSMADKVLPTIPKEQRTRVAHFLEKQGFKQQALTVSTDPEHRFELALQLGELKIAYQLAVEAESEQKWKQLAELAISKCQFSLAQECLHHAQDYGGLLLLATASGNANMVNKLAEGAERDGKNNVAFMSYFLQGKLDACLELLIRTGRLPEAAFLARTYLPSQVSRVVKLWRENLSKVNQKAAESLADPTEYENLFPGLKEAFVVEEWVKETHVDLWPAKQYPFVTPNEERNVMEEAKGFQPSRATIQQEPDGKPASSPVIVASQPTQKEEKNLLELEVDLDNLELEDIDTTDINLDEDILDD, from the exons ATG cCTCTTCGACTTGACATCAAGAGAAAGCTAACTGCTAGATCTGATCGAGTTAAGAGTGTGGATTTGCATCCTACAGAGCCATGGATGTTGGCTAGTCTTTACAATGGCAGCGTGTGTGTTTGGAATCATGAAACTCAG ACACTGGTGAAGACCTTTGAAGTATGTGATCTTCCTGTTCGAGCTGCAAAGTTTGTCGCAAGGAAGAACTGGGTAGTGACAGGAGCA GATGATATGCAGATTAGAGTGTTCAATTATAACACCCTGGATAGAGTACATATGTTTGAAGCACACTCAGATTACATTCGCTGTATTGCTGTTCATCCCACCCAGCCGTTCATTCTCACCAGCAGTG ATGACATGCTTATTAAGCTCTGGGACTGGGATAAAAAATGGTCTTGTTCACAAGTGTTTGAAGGACACACACATTACGTTATGCAGATTGTGATAAACCCCAAAGATAACAATCAGTTCGCCAGTGCCTCTCTGGACAGGACCATCAAG GTGTGGCAGCTGGGGTCTTCATCACCAAACTTCACTCTGGAGGGACATGAAAAGGGCGTGAATTGCATTGATTACTACAGTGGTGGTGACAAGCCGTACCTCATTTCAGGTGCAGATGACCGTCTTGTTAAGATATGGGATTATCAG AATAAAACTTGTGTGCAGACCCTGGAGGGGCATGCCCAGAATGTGTCCTGTGCAAGCTTCCATCCTGAGCTGCCCATCATCATCACAGGGTCAGAAGATG gaacGGTGAGAATCTGGCATTCTAGCACCTACCGGCTTGAGAGCACACTGAATTATGGAATGGAGAGGGTGTGGTGTGTGGCCAGTCTGCGAGGGTCCAACAATGTCGCTCTGGGCTATGATGAAGGGAGCATCATTGTTAAG CTTGGTCGGGAGGAACCTGCCATGTCCATGGATGCCAATGGAAAGATAATCTGGGCCAAGCATTCAGAAGTTCAACAGGCCAACCTAAAAGCAATGGGtgatgctgaaattaaagatggAGAAAGATTGCCACTGGCAGTAAAGGATATGGGCAGTTGTGAAATATATCCACAGACTATTCAGCACAATCCTAACGGGAG GTTTGTTGTGGTGTGTGGCGATGGGGAGTATATCATCTACACAGCAATGGCTTTGAGAAACAAGAGCTTTGGGTCTGCCCAGGAGTTTGCATGGGCCCACGATTCTTCAGA GTATGCAATAAGAGAAAGCAACAGTGTTGTAAagatttttaagaactttaaggaaaaaaagtcatttaaacCTGATTTTGGAGCGGAAA GTATCTATGGGGGCTTCTTGCTGGGAGTCAGGTCTGTGAATGGCTTAGCCTTCTATGACTGGGACAATACAGAACTCATCCGCAGAATTGAAATTCAGCCCAAGCAT ATATTCTGGTCTGATTCTGGAGAGCTGGTCTGTATTGCCACTGAGGAgtcattttttattcttaaatatctGTCAGAAAAAGTCTTGGCTGCACAGGAAACACATGAGGGGGTTACTGAAGATGGCATTGAAGATGCCTTTGAG GTTCTTGGTGAAATTCAGGAAATTGTGAAAACTGGGCTGTGGGTGGGTGACTGCTTCATTTACACAAGTTCTGTGAACAGATTAAACTATTACGTGGGAGGAGAAATAGTCACCATTGCCCACTTGGACAG GACAATGTACCTTCTGGGCTATATTCCTAAAGACAATAGGCTTTATCTGGGGGATAAGGAATTGAACATTGTTAGCTACTCCCTGCTGGTTTCAGTCCTGGAATACCAGACTGCTGTCATGCGGAGGGATTTCAGCATGGCTGATAAAGTCCTCCCTACCATTCCCAAAgaacagaggaccagagttgcACACTTTTTGGAAAAACAG GGCTTCAAGCAGCAAGCACTTACAGTATCCACAGATCCTGAACATCGTTTTGAGCTTGCTCTTCAACTTGGAGAGCTGAAAATAGCTTACCAGCTAGCAGTGGAAGCAGAG TCGGAGCAGAAGTGGAAACAACTTGCTGAACTCGCCATTAGTAAATGTCAGTTCAGCCTAGCCCAGGAGTGTCTGCACCATGCCCAGGATTATGGGGGTCTGCTGCTCTTGGCCACTGCCTCTGGAAATGCCAATATGGTCAACAAGTTAGCAGAAGGCGCGGAGAGAGATGGCAAAAATAACGTGGCATTCATGAGCTACTTTTTACAGGGCAA GCTTGATGCGTGCCTAGAGCTCTTGATCAGAACAGGAAGACTCCCAGAAGCTGCCTTCCTGGCCCGCACTTACTTACCCAGCCAGGTCTCAAG GGTGGTGAAGCTGTGGAGGGAGAACCTCTCAAAAGTCAACCAGAAAGCAGCAGAGTCCCTTGCTGACCCTACAGAGTATGAAAACCTTTTCCCTGGATTAAAAGAAGCATTTGTTGTTGAAGAGTGGGTCAAGGAGACACATGTGGATCTGTGGCCAGCCAAACAGTACCCTTTTGTCACG cCAAATGAAGAGAGAAATGTCATGGAAGAGGCAAAAGGCTTTCAGCCCTCGAGAGCCACGATTCAGCAG GAACCTGATGGGAAACCTGCTTCTAGCCCAGTTATTGTAGCCTCCCAACCtacccagaaagaagaaaag